In the Nitrospira sp. SG-bin1 genome, TCCGACAAAACGTTTGCCGTCGGGATCACCGCGAAAGTCATTCAGGGCGCCTCCTACAACGGCTCGACCGACCTCCAAAGCGGAAGCGGGATCAGCACGACCGACCACTTCGGCAAACCGACCATCTCAACGACCTATGGCATTGATTTGGGCGCGATCTACCGTCCGTCTTCCTGGTTTCGGCTCGGCATTGTCGCCAAGGACGTCAACAAACCCACGTTCGATGCCGCCGGCGGAGGCGAATTGAAACTTGACCCGCAGGTCCGGGTGGGCGTCGCCTTCAACCCCTACTCGACCTTGACCTTGACGGCCGATGTGGACGTGACGTCGAACAAGACCTTTGTTCCCGGCGTGAAGAGCCAGCTCTTGAGCCTGGGACTCGAACAAACGATCTTGTCGGAATTTCTCTCGTTTCGGGTCGGCACCTTTAAAAACATGCAAGATGCCTCCACTCCCTTCGTTCCGACGGCCGGCTTAGGGATCCGATGGTTTAACTTCCGTGCCGATGCCGGCGGGGGGTATGACTTCCGTGAGAAGGGAGCCTTGGTTTCCGCTTCAATTTCCTTGACGTTCTAATGGTATACTAGGCCCATGTTGTCTCGATTCTCTGCACATATCGTCTCTCTGATGGCGCTTGTCGCGCTGCTCGGCGGATGCGGCGGGCTACAAGAAGTGTGGGAAGGCCCCGGCGCCCGAGTGTTTCGGCCTCAGTCCATCGCCGTGTTGCCGCCGATGGCCAGCCAATACGACAGCGCCCGGGAAGACATCCAAGAGGTGTTGGCCGGAGCTCTCAACAAGCAGGGAACGATTGAACGCGTGGTGTCCCCCGAGAACGTCACGGATATTTTTCAAGCTTCGAAGGAAGCATTCGATTCGCTCGTGTTCTATTTCTCGCGACTCGAGATGACCGGTCAATCCGATAAAGATTCGGCCATCCGGCTTGGCAAAGCGCTCAATGTCGACTCCTTTCTCGTCGTCCGGGTCAATTCGTGGGAATATGTGCGCAAGGAAGGGGACAACGTCGGGCGAGTGGGGCTGAGCCTCCGCTTAATCGATGCCGCCACCGGCACGACGGTCTGGAAGGCGCGCCATGAACGTTCAGACAGCTATATGTTCATCAAGCCGAGCCTCAAGGACATCGCCAAAGAACTCGCCGCCGAGATGATCAAGTACATGCCCCCGCAGGCCAAGCGCTGATCACCCTGCCCTCCCAGCGACCGAACAGACTTCCGATACCGTGGATCCGGCTTGCTGTACCAGCTTCAGCAGAACGTGCGGCATTTGCTATCCTTATCAGGGGTCGAGCGCACGTTGAGCAGTTCACAACTCAGCGAAAGAGTACTGACTATCATGCGGTACAGAACTATCCTACAAGTGAGTATGGCTGTGGCAATGCTCAGTAGCGGACCGACATCCGCTCACGCCATCTTCCCCGAGACTGAATTCAGTGAGGGGCCCCCAGAACCGCGACGCGCATCCCGCGAGATACCGAACAACAAGCCTGATCTTCGTGAAGATCATCGCGAGTTAGGTGATGAGCACCGCGACCTCCCTCGCAACACCCAGGACAACCGAACCGACCGGCAGAATCTCCCGCAGGACAAAGACGCAGTTCGTCACGAGCGGCAACAGCTTCGGCAAGATGCGCGGGACCACGCCACTGCCAGACAACGTCATCAAGATCGGCGAAACCTGCGCCTCGACCATCAGGATCTCCAACATGATCGACAGAACCTTCAAGCCGATCGTCAGCATCGTCGGGGAGACCGCCACGAGGCTAGAAAAAATCGACGCAAGCTCAACCATGATCGGAGAAACCTACGAGCCGACCGTCCGACGCATCAGGACAGGCCTCCTCGCCCAATGGGACGCGATCACGAATAGCGCGATATCGATCGATGTCCGCCCCGGCCTATCCGGCCCCTGTTTCGTGATTTAATTCTAAGAAAGGGTCAGGTCTTGCAATCAGACATCCGCCTTCTCTGCCTGCTTTAAGCGGCGGCTCACGGTCGCTGCATGCACACCCAAATGTTCCGCGATTTCGGCGAGACGGTACCCGTATTGGCGGTACGCGGTATGAATCCGCTGGCTCTGTGAGCCCCTTCGTTGAAACAACACATACAGCGACGGCCGCTGGGCCTGCGTTTGCCGGCGAGGAATGTCACGGGTCACGCGATTCGGTTGGTGCCGTGCAATGAAGTCCTCGGAGCCCAAATAGATCTGTCCGGTGAGTTGATCCCATGGGCGCGGCCCACCCCGCCCCTCAGCCACAAAGGCCCGATACCGCTCCTGTGCCAGGCCTACTCGCTGTGCAAAGTGGCCAAGAATCCAGTCCGTGGTCAGGAAGGGTGGGGGCGTCATCTCGCCTCCCGTTGCCCGATAGCTGCTCCAAGCCCATTGTCGGGGATGGGGAACGAGCTTGGCCCGCACGGGATTCAACACCACGTAGCGGCAGAGTTCGAGCAAATGCACCTCTTTCTCGACAAGGATGGCGGTGAACCGTCCCTGGAAGAGATGCCCCACACGCGCATGGCGACGATTGTAGGTCTGGGTATACCGGCCGTTGAGCTGACGCATTCCCAGTGACAGCGTCGGCTGAGGCGTCTCGATGAGCAGATGGTAGTGATTGTCCATCAGGCAGTAGGCATAACACAACCAGCCATAGCGATCGACGACATGACCGAGCAGCGAGAGGAACAGCGAGCGATCATGGTCATCCTCCACAATGTCCTGCCGAGCGTTGCCCCGACTGGTCACATGGTAGACGGCACCAGGAAATTCAAGACGCAGGGGACGAGCCATGGGGCGAGAGTCTAACGAGCATGGTGCATGATTGCAAGACCTGACCCCTATCTTTGACCGCTGACCCCTATCTTTGACCGGTAACCGTCGACAACTTGATCTGATTAAGCTTAGCCAGAGATTCTTTCGTCTGTCCCATTTTCATTGTTCTTTGGGCCACCTCTTTCTTTAGGCAAGAAATCGACAAAGAGAAAGTAGAGTCCGAGTCCAATTCCAAGGACAGTGAAGAGCACAATGGTTACCTTCCCTTGCCTCTCAGTGAAATCTGAGATGGTCAGCCATTGTATTCCATAGAGTAGCAGCCCTGCACAGAACCCAAGCAATGCTCCGAAGACGATAGTGAGGACAAAGAAAGCTGCTCTGTGTGAATTCAGCCAAAGAAGAATCTCGGTAATCATTGGTTCAAATTGGATACAAAGTTTGAGATGACATTGCCTCCGGTTGTTCCTGCTGTAGCACCAACCAAATTTCGAGGTGCGAACGGGATAGATGAAGACATGATCCCTGAAGTCAATAATTGAGTGGATGTGGACGCATTACTTAGTGCGGCATTCGCAATAGCATTGCGAATGACGTTGTATCCGGATTGGAATCCAATACCTAGTCCAGCACCCGTTCCACCAAACATTCCACCTCTCATGGCCTCCTGGAAAATATTTTTCCGCGGTCCGCCCGTGCAGTCGCTCAGTTGGTTCTGGACGACAGCAAGTCCTCCGCTAATCGCTGAACTTCCTACAGAGTTCACAAGAATGTTCGCACCTACTGAGAGTCCACTCGTAAGTTGGCCTAAACCTCCTCCTAAGAAACCTGAAGCAGCAGCAAGCCCAACCTGGGGAATATTTATGGCGCCTAAGTTACCTCCATTAGTCGCGAGCTGTGATCCAATATTCAAAGCAGCCCCTAAAGTAGCCCCAACCAAACACCATGGGCAGTAGCCGCTTGGATCTTTGTAGCTTAGAGAATTGTTCTGAGCATAGGCATAAAGATTCGCATCACCACCCAAAAATCCAATTGCATCCTCCGCAATGAACCGTTGAAACCGCGGCTGGTAGTACCGTGCCCGATAGTAATACAGCCCTGTGCCATCATCCTCACGGCCTGTGAACTTGTAGCTATTCGTACTCGCAGCGCCAGTCTGAGTGGTGAAGCCGAAAGGCTCGTAGGTGTACTGAGTCTGGAGGACGCCCGTTCCATCGCCAAGAGCAACAGTCGAACCAAGAGCGTCGGGGAGGAGACTCCGCACTCCAACACCGTCGGCTCTTGTGAAGAATTCGTCGATGCCCAATCCGGTTAGCAAGTTGGCGGTGACTGTGGCACCGTTCTTTTCTTGGACGGGATTCAACCCATCATAGACAAAATTGGTCACGGTCCCATTCACCGTACGTCCTGTTCTTCTGCTGAAGGAGTCATAGCTGAAGCTTGCCGTGAGCCCGGTTCGGCTGATCCCCGTCAGCTGGTTTCTGGCATTCCAGGTGTACGTCGTGGTGACACCGGCATCGGTGGTCGTCGCGAGATTCCCGTTGAGATCATACGTTTCTGTCGTGGTGCCAAATGCCGTTTGCTGATTGTTGACGTTGTATGTCGTGGTGGCCAGCGCGGGTGGGATATTCGAACGTGCGAACGTGCCACCGCTCTTAATTCGGTTCCCTGCTGCATCATAGGTGTACGTGAGGTCACCGAGGACAGTGGCGCCCTGTTTATACGTGATGGTCGTCAATTCAGAGGCGACGTTATAGCCATAGGTGACACTATTCGTGTTGGGATAGGTCACGCTCGTGCGGCGATCGGCGTCGTCGTAGCCGATGACAATGTTACTCGTTCCTTGTTGGATGTTCGTGAGGCGATTAGCATTGTCATAGGTGTAGACCACTTGCGGCTGGCCGACCACGGTCATCGTGGCTCTGCGACTGGCGTTGTCGTACGTGTAGTTCACCGTCCCTTGTGCGGTCACTTCTTGCGTCAGTCGATCGAGGCCATCGTAGGTGCGGGTGATCGTTGCCGTCACGACATTGCTGGCATCCTTCTCCTGGGCTTGGGTGATGCGATTCCCCCCATCGTAGGTGTAGTTCGTGCTGGTCCCATCCTGGAACGTTGCCTTGGTTCTGCGATTCAAAGCATCATAGGTATAAGTGGTCGTCTGGCTCTTGCGGTCCAGCACCGTGGCAAGATTGCCGTTATTGTCGTAGGTGTAGGTCTCGGTGTTTAACAGCGGATCTTTGCGGCTGGTGGTGCGATTCATATTGTTGGGCGTGTACACCGTCTGTTGGTTCTTCGCATCGGTCACGGTCAGCAGATTGCTGTTGGGATCGTAGCCGAATTGCGTCACCCCGTTGATGGCGTCGGTGAGCAGGGTAATCCGGTCCAGCGCATCGGGAGTATAGACCGTCTTTTGTCCGAGAGGATTGATGATACTGCGCAACCGCCCGGCCGCATCCAGCATTCGTTTCGTTTCCCGGTTCAACGGATCTTTGACCGAGATCAAATCACCCAGTTCATAGGTAAAGGTGGTCTGGTTGTTGAGCGGATCCTTGATCGTGAGCGGCTGACCCTGGGCATTCACCGTGATGGTCGTGACCTTGTTTAGGGCATTGGTAATGGTCGTGAGATTCCCCTTGGGATCATAGCCAAAGGTCGTGGTGAGAGAGAGCGGATCGGTGACGGTGGCAATTTGGTTAAACGTCGGCTCATAGGTAAACGTCGTCGTGACGGCTTGGGGCGTGGTCGCCAGTCTCGTCACCGTCAGCACATTGCCCTTGCTATCGTAGGTGTAGGCGGTCTTGCGACTCAACTGATCGGTCACGCTGAGGAGGAGATTCGTCCCGGCTTGCCATTCATAAGTCGTCTCCTGCGCCTCCGGTTGGCCAAAGGCGTCGGTGCTCGTGAGGGTATAGCCCGCACTGTTGAACGTGAGCCGCTTCACAAAGCCCCGCGGGTCCGTCATGTCCGTCTGCGTGACCTTGCCCGTGCCGTCGAGCGTATAGGCAAACTGATAGGTGGTGCTGTCCGCTTGGGTCTGCGTCTGCACCCGCCCATTGGCATCGTAGACATTGGTCACATGGAGATTCCCGTTCGGTTCTTTGGCCGTGAGCAATCGATGGGACGCATCGTAGGTGTACTCGCTCACACCGGATGCCGGATTCGTCACTTTCCACAAACGGCCGCTGGCATCGTAGGTATAGATGATCGTGCGGCCAAGGATATCGGTCACCTGGATGATCCGGTTGCTCGTGTCATACGTGAACGTCAGATAGCGGCCGTTCGGCGTGGTGATCTTGGAAAGATTTCCGGCGAGGCCATTCGCGAGAGCTCGTGTGAGCGTGAGGCTATTGCCGTTCCGATCCAGCATGGCTACGAGCATGCCATACTCACTGAAGCGCCACTCCATCCCATCTTTGAACTTCAATCGATAACGGAGCAGCGTCGTGTCCCAGGCGAGCGTGGCGCCATAGAACTCTGTCGGTGTGGTGGTGTGCTGCAGGATCGAATCGAAACAATTCGTGCCGCTGGTCCGGGTGAACTGTCGGTAACCCCCATCGGGCAGGATGATACGGACAATGCTGCAGAGATCATCACGCAGCAGGTATTGCTCATAAGGATGACTGGCCCCAATGCCAAAGGCTCGCGTGGCCGTATCTTTGGTACGGTAGGTTCTGGTGAGTCGGATCGGCAGGACATCAGGAACTTCGATGTCCGTATCTTCCTGATAATAGAGTCCCGTCATCATACTGACTGGATCGGCACATTTATTATTGGGGCAGGGCGTACTGGCCTCAGCCGGTGAATCTGGCTGGGCAATAAAGGGATTGGTAGTGCCGGCTTGATGCACTGCGACCCGTAAGTCGGGATACCAATAGGGTCCGCCGGATCCTGACCAAATCTGCTGAAAAACCACCTGTTGATTGTAATCGTAGATCTGCATGTACCCGCTGAGCGGTGGACACCAGGGCGGACACGAATACCCTGGAGGGAAATATCCCTGTGCTATCCAGCCTGGGAACGTTCCCCATCCGGCCGGAGGATAGCCGGGGCTGCCGGTTCCATCTTGGTTCCGGACAGGCATAAAGATGATCGCGTCATAGCCGTTACTCGGTCCGGTGTTGATCGTGGCACTGCGCTGCGCCTCGGGGAAATAGACAGTCACTGTGGTGTTCGGTGACAGCATTTGGCCTGGTGGAATCGGCGTGTTCCCCACCATGCCGCCTTTGACGGGGGTAAAGGACTGGGCTCCTCCCGCGCCAGGCCACAGGAAGGAAGATCCAACCAGGAGGGCACAAAGCCCGGCAAGAATAGGCAACAGGCGTGGTTGTGTTGCATGTCTCATGGGCTCGTCACCTGCACGTTCAGGCTTCCGGTCGCCGTCGTTGTGGGATTGATCGTCATCGTGTAGCTGCCAGAGTTGGCCAACGTTCCGGTCGAGAGATTGAAGCTGGCAGCCGAATTGCTGGTGCCGGTTTGGAAACTGCCGGTTGGTGTGAAGAGATTCACGGCGACGTTTCCCAACGTATTGCCGGTGATTCGGATCGTCGCTTGTTGGCCTGCCGTGCCGGCAAACGTATAACGGGCATTCTGTCCAGCGCGGCTGATCGTCACGGGTGTCGTAGCGGCATTGATCGTGAGCGTACCGGTCACCTCCGTCGAGAGCGTGAGGGTCATGGAACCGGTATTAGCCGCACTGGGATTGACCGTCACAGTATAGGTGCCGGTCGTCGGCAGGGCGGTGGGTGGATCGAGACTCCCACCACTCGTGTTTACGGATGTGGACGCGAGCTGCGTCCCATCGGGTTTCCAGAGTGCGACGGTTGTCGACGTAATGCTGACCGCCGTCATGCCGAGACTCACCCACTGCCCAACCGTGCCAGTGAATGTGTACAACGCATTCTGGCCGATCACGGAGATCGTCGAGGTGGTTGGGGTCCCATCCATGTTCAGGGTACCGGACAGATAGGACATGAGCGTGAGGGTGATGGTGCCCGTATTCGTCCCCGACGGATCAACAACAATGGTGTAAGTCCCGGTCGTGGGCAAAGTGCTGGGTGGCTCCAAGCCGCCTCCGCTGGTGCTGACCGATGTGGACGTGAGGGTGGTTCCGTTGGGGTTAAGAAGCGTCACGGTGCTCGAGGCAATGGTCACGGAGGTCATGCCGAGGCTCAGCCACTGGCCGCTCGTTCCGCTGAACGTGTAACGCGCCGTCTGGCCAGCTTTGGTGATATTGATTGGCACCGAGGCGCCATCGAGCGTGATCATGCCGGTGAGCGGCGACGTGAGTGTGAGCGTCATACTTCCGGTCGCCAAGCCAGCCGGGTCCACGACAATCGTGTAGGTCCCGGTCGTGGGCAACGTCGTCGTAGGATCGAGGCTGCCTCCGGATGTATTGAAACTGCTGGAGACCAGGGTCGTCCCGTCCGGCTTCAACAATGAGACGGTACTTGAGCTGATGCTGATGGCGGTCAGCCCGAGATTCACCCATTGTCCTGCCGTACCCGTAAAGGTATAGCGGGCCCGCTGACCTGGTACGGTCAAGGTCGGGGTCACCGTGGCGCCATCAATCGTAATCGTGCCGGTCACATCGGGAGTGTTGTACAGCGTCAGAGTGACATTCCCCGTTGCAGTGCCGGAGGGGTCCACGAGAATCGCATAAGTGCCGGAGGTCGGCAGCACTTGACTATCGATCGCGCCACCACCCGTGTTGAACCCAACTGGCGCCACAAGGGTACTGCCGTCTGGCTTGAGGAGAGACACGTTGCCATTGGGAATCGTGACGGCAGTGAGACCCACGCTCACGGTTTGGCCGGTGGTGCCACTAAACGTAAGGCGGGCGTTCTGCCCGATTCGTGTGATCGAAATCGGAACTGCCGCGCCACCAGGGATGATCGTGCCGGTCAGTTCCGTGGAGACCGTGACCGTGATGTTCCCCGTGTATGTACTGACGGGATCGAGGACGATAGTATAGGTCCCGGTCAACGGCAGGACCGACAGATCAATGCTCCCCCCGCTGGTGTTGAAGGAAGAGACGGGAGCGGTCATGACAAGGCCATCCGGGCGATAGACAAACGCCGAAAATTGCGTGACGGTCACACCACTGAAGCCGACTGTCACTCGCTGTCCCACCGTTCCATCAAACACCATCAAGCCGTTCTTATTCGTCGTGGTGATCGAGGCCACGACCGTCGGTCCATCCACCGTAATACGGCCGGTGTATTGGACATCGGCTGAGACAACACCCGGCGGTGCGACAAAGAACTCTTGGCTGCTCGTCGCTTTGCCCTGGATGGTGGACACGGAAATTGGCCCAGTTTGCGCCGTGCTGGGCACCGGCACCGTGATGCTGGTGCTCGTGGCGGTGGCCACAGCTCCCATGGCGGCGGTAAAAGCCACGCGGTTATTGATCGGCGTCGTGTCGTAATTCGTCCCGGTCAACGTGATCGTGGCGCCGTAGTTCCCGACGGTTGGGGTGAAACTGGCCAGCGTCGGGGCTCCGCTGCCGACGGTAAAGGACGCACTACTCGTAGCCGTGTTCGCTCCTACCGTGACACTGATCGGGCCGGTGGTGGCACCGGCTGGGACATTCGCGGTGAGAACTGTCGTGGACGCCGTAAGCACGGTCGCGGTCGTGCCGTTGAACTTCACGGTATTCGATGCGGGTGTGGCACTGAAGCCGGTCCCGTAGATCGTGACGGTTGTGCCGATCGGACTCGATGAGGGCGTGAACTGCAAGACCGCGAGGGTGGATGATGCTTGTCGGGTGATGCCGGTCAGGTTGCCGACGGCATCGTAGGCGTACACCGCCGTGTCACTGGCCGGATCGATGACGGCGCGCAGCCGGCCAGCGTCGTCATACACGTAGCTGATGTCGGCGGCGACTCCGGGAAGAATGGTGAGACATGCGAGGGCACAGGAGGCGGCGGTAATCCAGGCTCGGCGTTTCAGTACCAGCCATCTGCTCCACAGGGTCGCGTGCATCGTCGCTCCAGCCTCCGGCTCGTAGGACGCTATGTGTTCCTAACCTGTGTGACTTTACACGGGCTCGCGCGAGGCGCAAGCCCCGAAGATGGCCCTATACTCATGCCGGATTCCGGGCCATTTTGGCCTGTGCGGTAAGAGAAAGGAATCAGCACTTCTCTCGCAGCGAAGAGAGTGATGTTTGCGGATGGAGACTACTCCGACGGCGAACGAAGAAAAGATGTGCAGAGGTCTATCTGGACGGACGACTAGTTTACAACCATGGCTGCTTTCAACGATCGGACGAACTCGGCGACGTGGCCGATCATGGCGGGATCCTGTTGGTAGGATGCGATGCGTTTGACGATGGCGCTGCCGACGATCACCCCGTCCGCTATCTTGGACACCTGTGCCGCATCTTCGGGAGTCGCCACGCCAAACCCCACGGCAACGGGGGCGGCGGAGACTTTTTTCAGCTTGGCGACATTGTGCCGGACGTCCTCAACGTTGCTGAGCCTTGCCCCGGTGATGCCGGTCAGCGAGACATAATAGACGAAGCCGTGCGACTCATCCGCCACAAGCTTTCTCCGACTGGGCGTGCTGGTTGGTGCGAGCAGGAAAATAAGCGGCAGACCGGCGGCATCTGCCGGGCCCTTGAGCGGCCCTGCTTCGTCGGGCGGCATATCGGGCACGATCAATCCATCGATTCCGGCGGCCTTTGCAACCTTGCAGAATTCTTCACAGCCCATGGCATGGATCGAGTTGTAGTACAGCATGAGGATGATCGGGATGTCTGTGCGTTGCCTCAATGACTTCACTGAATCCAGGATCTTCCGAAGCGACGTACCGTTCTTCAACGCCCGTTCCGCCGCCTGCTGAATCACCGGTCCGTCCGCGATCGGATCGGAGAACGGCACGCCCAATTCGATAATATCGGCGCCGGCTTGCTCCAGGGCGACAACCAGCTGTTCCGTTGCGGCCAGGCCTGGGTCTCCCGCCATGAGATACACAATGAGGGCTTTCTGCCTTTTCTTGCGCAGATCATCGAACCTGGTTTCCAGCCGTCCCCTCATAAAGATACGCCTCGCATCCTCGCCACCTGTTGCACGTCTTTGTCCCCACGGCCCGAAAGATTCGCGATGATGAGCCGTGACTTTTTCAACGTCGGCGCCAGCTTGACGACCTGCGCGATCGCATGGGCGCTCTCCAACGCGGGAACGATCCCTTCTTCACGCGCCAGGAGATCAAAGGCCGCCAGCGCTTCAGCGTCCGTCGCGTAGGTATAGTCGATGCGGCCCTGATCATGATAGAGACTATGTTCCGGTCCGACCGCCGCATAATCGAGACCGGCCGAGACGGAATGGGTCGGATTGATCTGCCCATTTTCATCCTGAAGTAGATAGGTCATGGTGCCTTGTAGAACGCCCGGCTTGCCGCCAGAGAACCGGGCCGCATGTTTTCCGCTCGCGATTCCCGTTCCCCCGGCCTCAACGCCGATCATCTTGACCTTACGATCTCCCAGAAACGCATGAAACAAGCCGATTGAATTGCTCCCACCCCCGACACAGGCCACAAGATAGTCCGGGAGTCGTTTCTCGGCGGCAAGGATTTGTTTCCGCGCTTCCCGCCCGATGATCGCCTGAAAATCCCGGATCATCATGGGATACGGATGCGCGCCCAACACGGACCCGAGGATGTAATGGGTGGTCCGCACATTCGTCGTCCAATCGCGCATCGCCTCGCTGATGGCATCCTTCAACGTGCGGCTCCCGGCATCCACACCGGTCACCGTGGCGCCCAATAGACGCATGCGGAAGACGTTCAGGGCCTGCCGTTCCATGTCTTCCGTTCCCATGTAGATTTCACACTGCAACCCGAACATGGCCGCCGCCGTTGCCGTGGCGACACCGTGTTGACCGGCTCCGGTCTCCGCGATGATCCGTGGCTTTTTCATGCGCATGGCCAGGAGCACTTGCCCGATGGCATTGTTGATCTTGTGAGCACCGGTATGGCACAGATCTTCCCGCTTCAAATAGATCTTAGCTCCACCCAATTTCTTGGTCAGCCGGTCGGCACGGTAAAGACTCGTCGGACGTCCGACGTATTGTTTCAGGTAGTAGGCGAGGTCGGTCTGGAACCGGCGATCTTTCTTCGCCTTGGCATATTCCTTCTCCAACTCAAGCAACGCGGGCATGAGGGTTTCCGGCACATACCGGCCGCCATAGGAACCGAAGCGGCCATGGCTATCTGGGAGCATCGGCATGGAATCAACCTCTTCTCAATGGATCCTGGGGAGTATAGCGACGGCGATCAGCCACGCACAAGCCTTGCCGCTTCAACAAAGGCTTTCACCTTATCGGGATCTTTCTTTCCCGGACTCAGCTCGACTCCGCTGCTCACATCGACCCCGTAGGGGCGCACACGGGAGATCGCTTCCGCTACGTTGGCCGGGGTCAGACCACCGGCCAGAATGATCGGGGTCGATCGGGCGGCCTCCTGAGCCAAAGTCCAATCGACCGTTCGCCCTGTGCCTCCATAGGCTTGGTCCGAAAAGGCATCGATGAGGAATCCACGCATATTCGCCCGTCCCTGGTACTCTCTCAGTGCGAGTATCGTCTCCCGATCTTTGAGGCGGAGGGCCTTCAGCACCGGTCGGCCAAGGTCCTGACAATACCGTGCTGTCTCATCTCCATGCAGCTGAGCCAGCGCGAAGCCGCATTCGTCCATCAAAGCCCGGACCCGATCAGCTTCCTCGTTGACAAACACGCCGACGGCCAGCACAAACGGCGGCAGTCGCGCAACGATGGTTTTCGCCGCAGCCGGCTCGACCCACCGCGGGCTTTTGCGGTACATGACAAACCCCAGGACATCCGCTCCGGCCTTTACCGCCACGTCCGCATCCTCTGAATTGGTGATCCCGCAAATTTTGATTTTCATGGTAAACGGTCTACGAGGACTGAGCGCGGCGCGGAGGGAGCCCAAGTAACTCTCGAACCTTGTCCGCAGTATCGTCGGCACGAATGAGCGACTCCCCGATCAACATGGCGTGCACGCCCGCCTCGACCAGTTTCGTCACATCGTCCCGACGATGAATTCCGCTCTCGCTGACGATCAGCTTGTCGGATGGAATGCGTTTCGCCAGGCGAAACGTGACGTTGAGATCGGTCGTGAAAGTTTTCAAGTCCCGATTATTGATACCGATCATCCTCGCATCGGGAATCCATTCCAAAACCGTATCCAACT is a window encoding:
- a CDS encoding tryptophan synthase subunit alpha, with protein sequence MRGRLETRFDDLRKKRQKALIVYLMAGDPGLAATEQLVVALEQAGADIIELGVPFSDPIADGPVIQQAAERALKNGTSLRKILDSVKSLRQRTDIPIILMLYYNSIHAMGCEEFCKVAKAAGIDGLIVPDMPPDEAGPLKGPADAAGLPLIFLLAPTSTPSRRKLVADESHGFVYYVSLTGITGARLSNVEDVRHNVAKLKKVSAAPVAVGFGVATPEDAAQVSKIADGVIVGSAIVKRIASYQQDPAMIGHVAEFVRSLKAAMVVN
- a CDS encoding addiction module toxin RelE; the protein is MARPLRLEFPGAVYHVTSRGNARQDIVEDDHDRSLFLSLLGHVVDRYGWLCYAYCLMDNHYHLLIETPQPTLSLGMRQLNGRYTQTYNRRHARVGHLFQGRFTAILVEKEVHLLELCRYVVLNPVRAKLVPHPRQWAWSSYRATGGEMTPPPFLTTDWILGHFAQRVGLAQERYRAFVAEGRGGPRPWDQLTGQIYLGSEDFIARHQPNRVTRDIPRRQTQAQRPSLYVLFQRRGSQSQRIHTAYRQYGYRLAEIAEHLGVHAATVSRRLKQAEKADV
- a CDS encoding tryptophan synthase subunit beta (catalyzes the formation of L-tryptophan from L-serine and 1-(indol-3-yl)glycerol 3-phosphate) translates to MLPDSHGRFGSYGGRYVPETLMPALLELEKEYAKAKKDRRFQTDLAYYLKQYVGRPTSLYRADRLTKKLGGAKIYLKREDLCHTGAHKINNAIGQVLLAMRMKKPRIIAETGAGQHGVATATAAAMFGLQCEIYMGTEDMERQALNVFRMRLLGATVTGVDAGSRTLKDAISEAMRDWTTNVRTTHYILGSVLGAHPYPMMIRDFQAIIGREARKQILAAEKRLPDYLVACVGGGSNSIGLFHAFLGDRKVKMIGVEAGGTGIASGKHAARFSGGKPGVLQGTMTYLLQDENGQINPTHSVSAGLDYAAVGPEHSLYHDQGRIDYTYATDAEALAAFDLLAREEGIVPALESAHAIAQVVKLAPTLKKSRLIIANLSGRGDKDVQQVARMRGVSL
- a CDS encoding N-(5'-phosphoribosyl)anthranilate isomerase, yielding MKIKICGITNSEDADVAVKAGADVLGFVMYRKSPRWVEPAAAKTIVARLPPFVLAVGVFVNEEADRVRALMDECGFALAQLHGDETARYCQDLGRPVLKALRLKDRETILALREYQGRANMRGFLIDAFSDQAYGGTGRTVDWTLAQEAARSTPIILAGGLTPANVAEAISRVRPYGVDVSSGVELSPGKKDPDKVKAFVEAARLVRG